In Denitratisoma sp. DHT3, one DNA window encodes the following:
- a CDS encoding class I SAM-dependent methyltransferase, with the protein MTQRIETANQACERGEPGGPVPCEGTVGEMVSAHEELAASPWVRRFAPLIVPGGSVLDLACGRGRHARLLAAAGYQVEAVDRNPEALAGLDGVAGVTTRQVDLEGGPWPYYARAFDGIVVSRYLFRPLMPLLLNALAERGVLIYETFMSGQELLGRPTDPAFLLRPGELLDLVRKRMTVVAFEQGRVESPKPAMIQRICCQRGSVPSLLP; encoded by the coding sequence ATGACACAACGAATCGAAACGGCAAATCAGGCTTGCGAACGCGGCGAGCCAGGCGGTCCTGTTCCCTGCGAGGGAACGGTGGGGGAGATGGTGTCCGCGCATGAAGAACTCGCCGCCTCGCCCTGGGTGCGGCGTTTCGCGCCCCTGATCGTTCCCGGCGGCAGCGTGCTGGACCTGGCCTGCGGCCGTGGGCGCCATGCCCGCCTGCTGGCCGCCGCCGGCTACCAGGTGGAGGCGGTGGACCGGAATCCCGAGGCGCTGGCCGGCCTGGACGGGGTGGCCGGCGTGACGACGCGCCAGGTGGACCTGGAGGGCGGTCCCTGGCCCTACTACGCGCGGGCCTTCGACGGCATCGTGGTGAGCCGCTACCTGTTCCGGCCGCTGATGCCCCTGCTGCTGAACGCCCTGGCCGAACGCGGCGTGCTGATTTACGAAACCTTCATGAGCGGCCAGGAACTGCTGGGCCGGCCGACCGATCCGGCCTTTCTGCTGCGGCCGGGGGAGCTGCTGGATTTGGTCAGGAAGCGCATGACGGTGGTGGCCTTCGAGCAGGGCCGCGTCGAATCGCCCAAGCCGGCGATGATCCAGCGCATCTGCTGCCAGCGCGGCAGCGTTCCGTCGTTGCTGCCGTGA
- a CDS encoding Fic family protein, protein MPALPSLELLNPARFDTAPILKRLASASRALAELKGVAASIPNQGILINTLGLQEAKDSSEIENIVTTHDELFKDDVLPEAFANPAAKEVLRYRQALHLGYRLVRETGLITANHIVEIQAELERNNAGFRKLSGTALKTGAGETVYTPPQDPAEIIALMSDLERFINDGERFPADPLIRMALIHHQFESIHPFYDGNGRTGRILNVLCLVKEGLLDVPVLYLSRHIVRTKADYYRLLQSVRDADAWEDWVLYMLAAVEQTAGQTIKTIHAIKEALFDYKHRIRDEYKFYSQDLINNLFMHPYTKIEFIERDLGVSRLTASKYLDALAAGGFVRKNKVGRSNYYVNLALNQILQG, encoded by the coding sequence ATGCCCGCACTGCCTTCTCTTGAGTTGCTGAATCCCGCCCGCTTTGACACTGCGCCCATCCTGAAGCGGCTGGCCAGTGCGAGCCGGGCGTTGGCCGAGCTGAAGGGCGTGGCGGCGTCGATTCCGAACCAGGGCATCCTGATCAACACGCTGGGTCTGCAGGAGGCCAAGGACAGTTCGGAAATCGAAAACATCGTCACGACCCATGACGAGCTGTTCAAGGACGATGTGTTGCCGGAGGCCTTTGCCAATCCGGCGGCCAAGGAGGTATTGCGCTACCGGCAGGCGTTGCACCTCGGCTATCGGCTGGTTCGCGAAACCGGGCTGATCACCGCCAACCATATTGTCGAGATACAGGCGGAGCTGGAACGCAACAATGCCGGGTTTCGCAAGTTGTCCGGTACTGCGCTGAAGACCGGGGCTGGCGAAACGGTCTATACCCCGCCGCAGGATCCGGCGGAAATCATCGCGCTGATGAGCGACCTGGAACGCTTCATCAACGACGGCGAGCGCTTCCCGGCTGATCCCTTGATCCGCATGGCGCTGATCCATCACCAGTTCGAGAGCATCCACCCCTTCTACGACGGCAACGGCCGCACCGGACGCATCCTCAATGTGCTCTGTCTGGTCAAGGAAGGGCTGCTCGATGTCCCGGTGCTTTACCTCTCGCGCCACATCGTCCGTACCAAGGCGGATTACTACCGCCTGTTGCAGTCCGTGCGCGATGCCGATGCCTGGGAGGATTGGGTGCTGTACATGCTGGCGGCGGTAGAACAGACCGCCGGGCAGACCATCAAAACCATCCATGCGATCAAGGAAGCGCTGTTCGACTACAAGCACCGCATCCGCGACGAATACAAGTTCTACAGCCAGGACCTGATCAACAACCTGTTCATGCACCCCTACACCAAGATCGAGTTCATCGAGCGTGACCTGGGGGTTTCCCGGCTGACTGCCAGCAAGTATCTGGATGCACTGGCGGCCGGTGGTTTTGTGCGGAAGAACAAGGTCGGGCGCAGCAATTACTACGTCAATCTGGCGCTGAACCAGATTTTGCAGGGCTAG
- a CDS encoding GNAT family N-acetyltransferase, which translates to MHSDLHYLTHLFEPRSIAVIGASETPDSIGATVVRNLLDGGYGGRLHCVNPRHRSIFGLPALKSIEAVPERVDVAVICTRAELVPGLVEDCGRAGTRHAILLSAGFGEAGPQGARLEQAALAAARRHRMRLLGPNCLGLLRPSRNLNLSFARTGALPGTVGLISQSGALCTAILDWALPNKVGFSTVVSLGAESDIDFGEALDYLVADWRTECIFLYIEGIRNARRFMSALRAAARVKPVLLIKVGRHPAGERAAFSHTGALVGGDDVFDAALRRAGVVRLRTIGQLYAAASALFFHFHPRGNRLAVITNGGGPGAMAADHAADIGIPLARLSPPTLARLDQALPAHWSHANPIDILGDADPARFGAALAACLEDDGVDGILLVLTPQAMSDPTQAARTVIEGSRGQRKTILTCWMGAEQVREARLLFRGAGIPTFATPEPAVDMFANVSTYYRNQQLLLQTPAATSTADSAPDLETARQVIESALAQGQGLLDDEATRALLWAFHIPFGEAPVPRNHGRDLLVGMVRDQIFGPTITLGPGGPGIEPERERVVALPPLNDFLIADMLGREPVAHRLDHYRNLPPVDTGALAAVLLRVSEMVCELPWLQEFSIDPLIVDSRGAVATAARIVIAPLPPRAGPYDHMAIHPYPSQLSFTFRAANGRTVAIRPIRPEDAELEQRFVQGLSSESRYFRFLNSIRELSPAQLVRLTQIDYDREMALLALTLDEAEEREVGVVRYVANPDGESCEFAIVVADDWQGTGLGWRLMEILIDFARRRGFRYMTGEFLAENGHMLKFVTDLGFVLSQHPEDPGLRRGLLTLGTLGEAAP; encoded by the coding sequence ATGCACAGCGACTTGCATTATCTGACCCATCTGTTCGAGCCCCGCTCGATCGCCGTCATCGGCGCGTCGGAGACGCCGGATTCGATCGGCGCCACGGTGGTGCGCAACCTCCTCGACGGCGGCTACGGCGGCCGGCTCCATTGCGTCAATCCGCGCCATCGCAGCATCTTCGGCCTGCCGGCGCTGAAGTCGATCGAGGCGGTGCCGGAACGGGTGGATGTGGCCGTGATCTGCACCCGGGCCGAGCTCGTGCCCGGCCTGGTGGAAGACTGCGGCCGCGCCGGCACCCGCCACGCAATCCTGCTCTCGGCCGGTTTCGGCGAGGCCGGGCCGCAGGGCGCCCGGCTCGAACAGGCCGCGCTGGCCGCCGCCCGCCGCCATCGCATGCGGCTGCTGGGCCCCAACTGCCTGGGCCTGCTGCGCCCGAGCCGCAACCTCAACCTGAGCTTCGCCCGCACCGGCGCCCTGCCCGGCACCGTCGGCCTGATCTCCCAGTCCGGCGCGCTGTGCACCGCCATCCTGGACTGGGCGCTGCCCAACAAGGTGGGTTTTTCCACCGTGGTTTCGCTGGGCGCCGAGAGCGACATCGACTTCGGCGAGGCGCTCGACTATCTGGTGGCCGATTGGCGCACCGAGTGCATCTTTCTCTACATCGAGGGCATCCGCAACGCCCGCCGCTTCATGAGCGCGCTGCGGGCCGCCGCCCGGGTCAAGCCGGTGCTGCTGATCAAGGTCGGCCGCCATCCGGCGGGGGAACGGGCGGCCTTTTCCCACACCGGCGCCCTGGTGGGCGGCGACGACGTCTTCGATGCGGCGCTGCGCCGCGCCGGCGTGGTGCGCCTGCGCACCATCGGCCAGTTGTACGCCGCCGCCTCGGCCCTGTTCTTCCACTTCCACCCGCGCGGCAACCGCCTGGCGGTGATCACCAACGGCGGCGGCCCCGGCGCGATGGCGGCCGACCACGCGGCGGACATCGGCATCCCCCTGGCCCGGTTGTCGCCCCCCACCCTGGCGCGGCTCGACCAGGCGCTGCCGGCCCACTGGTCCCACGCCAACCCCATCGACATCCTCGGCGACGCCGATCCGGCCCGCTTCGGCGCCGCGCTGGCCGCCTGCCTGGAGGACGACGGGGTGGACGGCATCCTGCTGGTGCTGACGCCGCAGGCCATGTCCGACCCGACCCAGGCGGCGCGCACCGTCATCGAAGGCAGCCGCGGGCAGCGCAAGACCATTCTCACCTGCTGGATGGGCGCGGAACAGGTGCGCGAGGCGCGGCTGCTGTTCCGCGGCGCCGGCATTCCCACCTTCGCCACGCCGGAACCGGCGGTGGACATGTTCGCCAACGTTTCCACCTATTACCGCAACCAGCAATTGCTGCTGCAAACCCCGGCCGCGACCTCGACGGCGGATTCCGCACCCGACCTGGAAACCGCGCGCCAGGTCATCGAATCCGCGCTCGCCCAGGGGCAGGGGCTGCTCGACGACGAGGCCACGCGGGCGCTGCTGTGGGCATTCCACATTCCGTTCGGCGAGGCACCCGTCCCCCGCAACCACGGGCGCGACCTGCTCGTCGGCATGGTGCGGGACCAGATCTTCGGCCCCACCATCACCCTGGGGCCGGGCGGCCCCGGCATCGAGCCGGAGCGCGAGCGGGTGGTGGCGCTGCCGCCCCTGAACGATTTCCTGATCGCCGACATGCTCGGCCGCGAGCCCGTCGCCCACCGCCTGGACCATTACCGCAACCTGCCGCCGGTCGATACCGGGGCACTGGCCGCCGTGCTGCTGCGGGTCTCCGAAATGGTCTGCGAACTACCCTGGCTGCAGGAATTCAGCATCGATCCGCTGATCGTGGACAGCCGGGGCGCCGTGGCGACGGCGGCGCGCATCGTGATCGCCCCGCTGCCGCCGCGCGCCGGACCCTACGACCACATGGCGATCCATCCCTATCCGTCCCAGTTGAGCTTCACTTTTCGCGCCGCCAACGGCCGCACCGTCGCCATCCGGCCGATCCGCCCCGAGGACGCGGAACTGGAACAGCGCTTCGTCCAGGGGCTGTCCAGCGAAAGCCGCTACTTTCGCTTCCTCAACAGCATCCGCGAGCTGTCGCCGGCCCAGTTGGTCCGCCTCACCCAGATCGACTACGACCGGGAAATGGCCCTCCTGGCCCTGACCCTGGACGAGGCCGAGGAACGGGAAGTCGGCGTGGTGCGCTACGTCGCCAACCCGGACGGCGAATCCTGCGAATTCGCGATCGTCGTCGCCGACGACTGGCAGGGCACGGGACTTGGGTGGCGCCTGATGGAGATATTGATCGACTTCGCCCGCCGCCGCGGCTTCCGCTACATGACCGGCGAATTCCTGGCGGAGAACGGCCACATGCTGAAATTCGTCACCGACCTGGGTTTCGTCCTTTCCCAGCATCCCGAGGACCCGGGCCTGCGCCGCGGCCTGCTGACTCTAGGGACTCTGGGCGAGGCCGCGCCGTAA
- a CDS encoding trans-sulfuration enzyme family protein translates to MNDTPGLSTRCVHAGEIDDAHGSPFTPIYHTTTFRFASTADLLDVVEGRKAGSLYTRYGLNPTIASLESKLAALEGAEAAWAFCSGMAAESALFLAHGREGIVCLGEAYGGTLELLADQLPQLGIQTHFVPGQELGQLEALLRQGVKLVFFETPTNPTIDLYDIAAISALAHRHGARVAIDNTFASPVNQQPLGLGADFVVHSCTKFLGGHSDLTAGALMGSRELLAPVCNWRKNLGSTIAPEIAALLARSIRTLPIRVRQQNATALAIAEAMARHPKIRRVLYPGLPDFPGHELAKKQMSGYGGMLTIEVAGSGADATRVADRLKLFALAPSLGGVESLATQPCTTTHHGLSAAERARRGISDAMLRLSIGLEDADDLIADLEQALV, encoded by the coding sequence ATGAACGACACCCCCGGACTCTCGACCCGCTGCGTCCATGCCGGCGAAATCGACGACGCCCACGGCTCGCCCTTCACGCCGATCTACCACACCACCACCTTCCGCTTCGCCAGCACGGCCGACCTGCTGGACGTGGTGGAGGGCCGCAAGGCCGGCAGCCTGTACACCCGTTATGGTCTCAATCCGACGATCGCCAGCCTGGAGAGCAAGCTGGCCGCCCTCGAAGGCGCGGAGGCGGCCTGGGCCTTCTGCTCGGGCATGGCGGCGGAGTCGGCGCTGTTCCTCGCGCACGGCCGGGAAGGCATCGTCTGTCTGGGCGAAGCCTACGGCGGCACCCTGGAACTGCTGGCCGACCAGTTGCCGCAGTTGGGGATTCAGACCCATTTCGTTCCCGGCCAGGAACTCGGCCAGCTCGAAGCATTGCTGCGGCAAGGCGTGAAGCTGGTGTTCTTCGAGACCCCCACCAACCCCACCATCGACCTCTACGACATCGCCGCGATTTCCGCCCTGGCCCATCGCCACGGCGCCCGCGTCGCCATCGACAACACCTTCGCCTCGCCGGTGAACCAGCAGCCCCTGGGCCTGGGCGCGGACTTCGTGGTCCACTCCTGCACCAAGTTCCTCGGCGGCCATTCGGACCTCACCGCCGGTGCCCTGATGGGTTCGCGCGAGCTGCTGGCGCCGGTCTGCAACTGGCGCAAGAACCTGGGCTCCACCATCGCCCCGGAAATCGCCGCGCTGCTGGCGCGCAGCATCCGCACCCTGCCGATCCGGGTGCGGCAGCAGAACGCGACGGCGCTGGCGATCGCCGAAGCCATGGCGCGGCACCCGAAAATCCGGCGCGTGCTCTACCCGGGCCTGCCCGACTTCCCCGGCCATGAGCTGGCGAAAAAACAGATGAGCGGCTACGGCGGCATGCTGACCATCGAGGTGGCGGGCAGCGGTGCGGACGCCACCCGCGTCGCCGACCGACTGAAGCTTTTCGCCCTGGCGCCCAGCCTGGGCGGCGTCGAAAGCCTGGCGACCCAGCCCTGCACCACCACCCATCACGGCCTCTCCGCCGCGGAGCGGGCGCGGCGGGGAATCTCCGACGCCATGCTGCGGCTGTCGATCGGCCTGGAGGACGCCGACGACCTGATCGCGGATCTGGAGCAGGCGTTGGTGTGA
- a CDS encoding S1C family serine protease, which produces MMRKNLWSAAGAVLLGVALWGLAQGQGEARQATPRAVVPRGDLAPDEKSTIDIFRRSNPSVVYITTLDKVVNLWTMNVTAAPRGTGSGFVWDELGHVVTNYHVVAGATAAKVRLGDQRSFDARLVGVSPEHDLAVLQIQVPERRPQPLPLGSSHDLLVGQRVLAIGNPFGLDHTLTTGVISALDRSLEGEDGATIHHLIQTDAAINPGNSGGPLLDSAGHLIGVNTAIYSPSGASAGIGFAVPADTVNRVVPELIAHGRFRRPTLGVSANERLNVLATRQLGVQGVLVLEVERGSPAARAGLRGSRLARDGSLVPGDVIQSIDGQAVDSPAAMDKLLDGHKSGDRVRLRIWREGQVLTLETTVSVRD; this is translated from the coding sequence ATGATGAGAAAAAACCTATGGAGCGCCGCGGGCGCCGTGCTGCTTGGCGTCGCCTTGTGGGGACTGGCCCAGGGGCAGGGCGAAGCGCGCCAGGCGACGCCGCGCGCCGTGGTGCCGCGTGGCGACCTGGCGCCGGACGAAAAGTCGACCATCGACATTTTCCGCCGCAGCAACCCGTCGGTGGTCTATATCACCACCCTGGACAAGGTGGTGAATCTCTGGACCATGAACGTCACCGCCGCGCCGCGCGGCACCGGATCGGGCTTCGTCTGGGACGAACTGGGCCATGTGGTGACCAACTACCACGTGGTGGCCGGCGCCACCGCCGCCAAGGTGCGCCTGGGGGATCAGCGCAGTTTCGACGCCAGGCTGGTGGGGGTGAGCCCCGAGCATGACTTGGCGGTGTTACAGATCCAGGTGCCCGAGCGCAGGCCCCAGCCCCTGCCGCTGGGCAGCAGCCATGATCTGCTGGTGGGGCAGCGGGTGCTGGCGATCGGCAACCCCTTCGGCCTCGACCATACCCTGACCACGGGCGTGATTTCCGCGCTCGACCGCTCCCTGGAAGGCGAGGACGGAGCCACCATCCATCATCTGATCCAGACCGACGCGGCGATCAATCCCGGCAACTCCGGCGGCCCCCTGCTGGACTCCGCCGGCCATCTGATCGGCGTCAATACCGCGATCTACAGCCCTTCCGGAGCTTCGGCCGGAATCGGCTTCGCCGTGCCGGCCGACACGGTGAACCGGGTGGTGCCGGAACTGATCGCCCACGGCCGGTTCCGCCGGCCGACGCTGGGGGTGAGCGCCAACGAGCGCCTCAATGTCTTGGCGACCCGGCAACTGGGCGTGCAGGGCGTGCTGGTGCTGGAGGTGGAACGAGGCTCCCCGGCGGCGCGCGCCGGACTGCGCGGCAGCCGCCTGGCCCGGGACGGCTCCCTGGTGCCGGGAGACGTGATCCAGAGCATCGACGGTCAGGCGGTGGACAGCCCCGCCGCGATGGACAAACTGCTCGACGGCCACAAGAGCGGCGACCGGGTGCGGCTGCGAATCTGGCGCGAAGGCCAGGTGTTGACGCTGGAGACGACCGTCAGCGTGCGGGATTAG
- a CDS encoding carboxymuconolactone decarboxylase family protein has translation MSKSFKQITQDLNQAIATFRREAPETMAGFSGMAKAAMAPGALDATQKELIALGIGVAARCDGCIGFHVKTLVKLGVSRKQFMETLEVAVYMGGGPSLMYAAEAVRAYEEFSIVK, from the coding sequence ATGTCCAAGTCATTCAAGCAAATCACCCAGGATCTGAACCAGGCCATCGCCACTTTCCGCCGCGAAGCCCCGGAAACCATGGCCGGCTTTTCCGGAATGGCAAAGGCGGCGATGGCGCCCGGCGCGCTGGACGCGACGCAGAAGGAACTGATCGCGCTGGGCATCGGCGTCGCCGCCCGCTGCGATGGCTGCATCGGTTTTCACGTCAAGACCCTGGTCAAGCTCGGCGTCAGCCGCAAGCAGTTCATGGAAACCCTCGAAGTGGCCGTCTACATGGGCGGCGGCCCGTCCCTGATGTACGCCGCCGAAGCGGTGCGCGCCTACGAGGAATTCAGCATTGTGAAATAA